From Pseudonocardia autotrophica, one genomic window encodes:
- a CDS encoding ABC transporter permease, which produces MSAPARSADGRYPHPRSGPPGRAGRRTAAPLARLLRSEIELALARPRTAVALAAAALVPVAAAIALATGSEGYSYTLGVLMVALAEPAAFSLGMPVVLVAADAFAAERARGTLDGLRLSPVGPGRLVLLKASAVAAAAVLATVVVVGSALLAGSLMMGTGWFGVGPTLARAGLLAAWTAGQLIGFGILLLAVSAAARRSSVVVVTGLVALVVAPLVAALWEPAAPALPTGHWHEVLAATLAVPVDTGPVLATTLRAAGFAVAGAGITGYLLGRDS; this is translated from the coding sequence GTGAGCGCCCCGGCACGGTCCGCGGACGGCCGGTATCCGCACCCCCGCTCCGGACCTCCGGGGCGCGCCGGGCGGCGGACGGCGGCGCCGCTGGCCCGGCTGCTCCGCTCCGAGATCGAGCTGGCGCTGGCCCGCCCGCGTACCGCGGTGGCCCTGGCGGCGGCCGCACTGGTACCGGTCGCGGCGGCGATCGCGCTGGCCACCGGCTCGGAAGGATACTCCTACACGCTGGGTGTGCTGATGGTCGCGCTGGCCGAGCCGGCCGCGTTCTCGCTGGGTATGCCGGTGGTGCTCGTCGCGGCCGACGCGTTCGCCGCCGAGCGGGCCCGCGGCACCCTCGACGGGCTGCGGTTGTCCCCGGTCGGGCCCGGCCGGCTGGTGCTGCTGAAGGCGTCCGCGGTGGCCGCCGCCGCGGTGCTGGCCACGGTCGTCGTGGTGGGTTCCGCGCTGCTCGCCGGCTCGCTGATGATGGGTACCGGGTGGTTCGGGGTCGGGCCGACGCTCGCCAGGGCCGGGCTGCTCGCGGCCTGGACGGCCGGGCAGCTGATCGGGTTCGGGATCCTGCTGCTCGCGGTGTCGGCGGCGGCGCGGCGGTCGTCGGTGGTCGTCGTGACCGGGCTGGTCGCACTGGTCGTCGCGCCACTGGTGGCGGCGCTGTGGGAGCCGGCGGCGCCCGCGCTGCCGACCGGGCACTGGCACGAGGTGCTCGCGGCCACCCTGGCCGTGCCGGTGGACACCGGTCCGGTCTTGGCGACGACGCTGCGCGCCGCCGGGTTCGCCGTCGCCGGAGCGGGAATCACCGGATACCTGCTGGGCCGCGACTCCTGA
- a CDS encoding NUDIX domain-containing protein, with protein MPVISLDHRVDGPPDLVAGVLRETASAAVAVARAGARLTAPARLLVAGDEVRVTLPGGLVGCRTRIIRAGRDGLWSELASGPLTALRHVTRAVPDGAGTLVRDELSWTPPLGGPGRLSDPVLRHYGRRLLAARREVIGERVGELRAAPAVVGAAIVRDGRLLAAQRSYPAELAGRWELPGGGVEPGETEADAVARECAEELDARVVTGERLGTDLPIGRRVLRIHTARLLPGSPEPQPREHRALRWVGAREIATLGWLDADRAVLGELVDLLRG; from the coding sequence GTGCCGGTGATCAGTCTCGACCATCGCGTGGACGGCCCGCCCGACCTGGTCGCGGGGGTACTGCGGGAGACGGCGTCGGCCGCGGTGGCCGTCGCCCGCGCCGGTGCCCGGCTGACCGCGCCCGCCCGGCTGCTCGTCGCGGGGGACGAGGTCCGGGTGACCCTCCCGGGCGGTCTCGTCGGCTGCCGGACCCGGATCATCCGGGCCGGACGGGACGGACTGTGGTCCGAGCTCGCGTCCGGTCCGCTGACGGCGCTGCGGCACGTGACCCGGGCAGTTCCGGACGGCGCCGGGACCCTGGTGCGTGACGAGCTCAGCTGGACGCCCCCGCTCGGTGGTCCCGGCCGGCTCTCCGATCCGGTGCTGCGCCACTACGGGCGGCGGCTGCTGGCCGCCCGCCGCGAGGTCATCGGCGAACGGGTCGGCGAGCTGCGTGCGGCACCGGCCGTCGTCGGTGCGGCGATCGTGCGGGACGGCCGGCTGCTGGCCGCCCAGCGGTCCTATCCGGCCGAGCTCGCGGGACGGTGGGAGCTCCCCGGCGGTGGTGTCGAACCGGGGGAGACCGAGGCCGACGCGGTGGCCCGGGAGTGCGCCGAGGAGCTGGACGCCCGGGTGGTGACCGGGGAGCGGCTCGGCACCGACCTGCCGATCGGACGCCGGGTGCTGCGGATCCACACCGCACGCCTACTCCCCGGCTCACCGGAACCGCAGCCGCGGGAACACCGGGCGCTGCGCTGGGTCGGAGCGCGCGAGATCGCGACGCTCGGCTGGCTGGACGCCGATCGTGCGGTCCTCGGCGAGCTGGTCGATCTGCTCCGCGGCTGA
- a CDS encoding ABC transporter ATP-binding protein, which translates to MQQPVTVPPGRPPAIRAVGLGRGFGRGAGAVRAVDGVDLDVPMGSVLGLLGPNGAGKTTLMRMLLGLLAPTEGTVELLGRQLPGRACEVLPHVGALIELPAAHPHRTGRQNLLRYAAAEPLLDTARIPAAVAAVLHRVGLSEAADRRVREYSPGMRQRLGLAVPLLTRRRLVVLDEPTNGLDPAGTRDVRQLIGEMHAAGATVVISSHLLGEIEATCTHVAVLRAGRLLTAGPLRDLLSGGPGPLVVTTPDTGLAVHTLRAHGFDAGAPAADRVHVTGAAAPEVVALLVHAGVAVREVTRPSARLEDVFARLTDTPDAGARGPDPRMAPAAAWAGSVR; encoded by the coding sequence GTGCAACAGCCCGTCACCGTTCCGCCCGGCCGCCCGCCCGCCATCCGCGCCGTCGGCCTCGGCCGTGGTTTCGGCCGTGGGGCGGGCGCGGTCCGGGCCGTCGACGGTGTCGATCTCGACGTCCCGATGGGCTCGGTGCTCGGCCTGCTCGGTCCCAACGGTGCGGGCAAGACGACGTTGATGCGGATGCTGCTCGGGCTGCTCGCGCCGACCGAGGGCACGGTCGAGCTGCTCGGCAGGCAGTTGCCCGGGCGGGCCTGCGAGGTGCTCCCGCACGTCGGCGCCCTGATCGAGCTGCCCGCCGCGCACCCGCACCGGACGGGCAGGCAGAACCTGCTCCGCTACGCGGCCGCCGAACCGCTGCTGGACACCGCCCGGATCCCGGCCGCGGTCGCCGCGGTGCTGCACCGGGTCGGGCTGTCCGAGGCCGCCGACCGCAGGGTCCGCGAGTACTCGCCGGGGATGCGCCAACGACTCGGCCTGGCGGTCCCGTTGCTCACCCGGCGCCGGCTCGTCGTGCTGGACGAGCCGACCAACGGCCTCGATCCGGCAGGCACCCGGGACGTCCGGCAGCTGATCGGCGAGATGCACGCGGCCGGTGCGACCGTCGTGATCAGCTCGCATCTGCTCGGTGAGATCGAGGCGACCTGCACCCATGTCGCCGTTCTCCGCGCCGGACGACTGCTGACGGCCGGGCCGCTGCGGGACCTGTTGAGCGGGGGGCCGGGCCCGCTGGTGGTCACCACCCCGGACACCGGTCTCGCCGTGCACACCCTGCGGGCACACGGGTTCGACGCCGGCGCGCCCGCCGCTGACCGGGTGCACGTGACCGGCGCAGCGGCGCCGGAGGTCGTCGCGCTGCTGGTGCACGCCGGCGTCGCGGTGCGCGAGGTCACCCGGCCCTCCGCCCGGCTGGAGGACGTGTTCGCCCGGCTCACCGACACCCCCGATGCCGGTGCCCGGGGCCCCGATCCCCGGATGGCGCCGGCGGCGGCGTGGGCCGGGAGCGTCCGGTGA
- the typA gene encoding translational GTPase TypA has translation MPDQAGRPELRNVAIVAHVDHGKTTLVDAMLRQSGAFGERAELVDRVMDSGDLEREKGITILAKHTAVSWHDYTINVVDTPGHADFGGEVERGLSMVDGVVLLVDASEGPLPQTRFVLRKTLSAGLPVMLVVNKTDRADARISEVVDESLELLLELADELDLDESVTAHLLDLPVVYASGRAGKASRIRPGDGELPDSEDLTPLFETLLDVVPPPSDDPSAPLQMHVTNLDASSFLGRIALCRIRGGVVRRGQQVAWCREDGSTPRVKITELMMTEALTRVPADEARAGDLVAVAGIAEVTIGDTLADPEHPVALPRIDVDEPAISMTIGTNTSPLAGRDPHPGKKLTARLVRNRLDAELVGNVSIRVLPTERPDAWEVQGRGELALAVLVETMRREGFELTVGKPQVVTRVVDGKVHEPFEQLSVDVPEDALGAVTQLLAARKGEMGDMVHGEGRVRMEFRVPSRGLIGFRTEFLTITRGAGIASHVFDGYGPWVGEIRTRNKGSLISDRSGPVTPYAIDQLADRGTLFVGPTTLVYGGMVVGEYTRNEDLEVNITREKKLTNIRSSTSDVLVKLIPPTILSLEQSLEFCASDECVEVTPENIRIRKAELDPNLRARARSRAKAAANAAK, from the coding sequence GTGCCCGATCAGGCCGGCCGTCCCGAGCTGCGCAACGTCGCGATCGTGGCGCACGTCGACCACGGCAAGACCACCCTCGTCGACGCCATGCTCCGCCAGTCCGGCGCCTTCGGCGAGCGCGCCGAGCTCGTCGACCGGGTGATGGACTCCGGTGACCTGGAGCGCGAGAAGGGCATCACGATCCTCGCCAAGCACACCGCGGTGAGCTGGCACGACTACACGATCAACGTCGTCGACACCCCCGGCCACGCCGACTTCGGCGGCGAGGTCGAGCGCGGCCTGTCCATGGTCGACGGGGTGGTACTGCTCGTCGACGCCTCCGAGGGGCCGCTGCCGCAGACCCGGTTCGTGCTGCGCAAGACGCTCAGCGCCGGCCTGCCGGTGATGCTCGTGGTGAACAAGACCGACCGCGCAGACGCCCGCATCTCCGAGGTCGTCGACGAGTCCCTCGAGCTGCTGCTCGAGCTGGCCGACGAGCTCGACCTCGACGAGTCGGTCACCGCGCACCTGCTCGACCTGCCGGTCGTCTACGCCTCCGGCCGCGCCGGGAAGGCGTCCCGGATCCGCCCGGGTGACGGCGAGCTTCCCGACTCCGAGGACCTCACCCCGCTGTTCGAGACCCTGCTCGACGTCGTCCCGCCGCCGTCCGACGACCCGTCGGCCCCGCTGCAGATGCACGTCACCAACCTCGACGCGTCCAGCTTCCTGGGCCGGATCGCGCTCTGCCGGATCCGCGGCGGCGTGGTGCGCCGCGGCCAGCAGGTCGCCTGGTGCCGGGAGGACGGCAGCACCCCGCGCGTCAAGATCACCGAGCTGATGATGACCGAGGCGCTCACCCGCGTCCCCGCCGACGAGGCCCGCGCCGGTGACCTGGTCGCCGTCGCCGGGATCGCCGAGGTCACGATCGGCGACACCCTCGCCGACCCGGAGCACCCGGTCGCGCTGCCGCGGATCGACGTCGACGAGCCCGCGATCTCGATGACGATCGGCACCAACACCTCGCCGCTGGCCGGTCGCGACCCGCACCCGGGCAAGAAGCTGACCGCCCGGCTGGTGCGCAACCGGCTCGACGCCGAGCTGGTCGGCAACGTCTCGATCCGGGTGCTCCCGACCGAGCGCCCGGACGCCTGGGAGGTCCAGGGCCGCGGCGAGCTCGCACTGGCCGTGCTGGTCGAGACCATGCGCCGGGAGGGCTTCGAGCTCACCGTCGGCAAGCCGCAGGTCGTCACCCGGGTCGTCGACGGCAAGGTGCACGAGCCGTTCGAGCAGCTGTCGGTGGACGTCCCGGAGGACGCCCTCGGCGCGGTCACCCAGCTGCTCGCGGCCCGCAAGGGCGAGATGGGCGACATGGTGCACGGCGAGGGCCGGGTCCGGATGGAGTTCCGGGTCCCCTCGCGCGGGCTGATCGGGTTCCGCACCGAGTTCCTGACGATCACCCGCGGCGCCGGCATCGCCAGCCACGTCTTCGACGGCTACGGCCCCTGGGTCGGCGAGATCCGCACCCGGAACAAGGGCTCGCTGATCTCCGACCGCTCCGGTCCGGTCACGCCGTACGCGATCGACCAGCTGGCCGACCGCGGCACGCTGTTCGTCGGCCCGACCACGCTGGTCTACGGCGGCATGGTCGTCGGCGAGTACACCCGTAACGAGGACCTCGAGGTGAACATCACCCGGGAGAAGAAGCTGACCAACATCCGCTCCTCGACGAGCGACGTGCTTGTCAAGCTGATCCCGCCGACGATCCTCTCGCTCGAGCAGTCGCTCGAGTTCTGCGCGTCCGACGAGTGCGTCGAGGTCACGCCGGAGAACATCCGGATCCGCAAGGCCGAGCTGGACCCGAACCTCCGGGCCCGCGCCCGGTCCCGGGCCAAGGCGGCGGCGAACGCCGCGAAGTGA